From a single Entelurus aequoreus isolate RoL-2023_Sb linkage group LG12, RoL_Eaeq_v1.1, whole genome shotgun sequence genomic region:
- the dhrs4 gene encoding dehydrogenase/reductase SDR family member 4, translating into MPLYHKDTLEQTYLFETKSPIKAFILTGSLQPGTTCKHTTGALGSQSLKVMLRAAVRCLWSAPLSGHRSMSQSSLAGKVAIVTASTAGIGLAAAQALGKRGAHVVVSSRRQAGVDKAVALLQSQDIQVTGTTCNVGKKEDRERLLQMTLDQCGGVDILVSNAAVNPFFGNLLDTTEDVWDKIMSINVKAAFLMTKMVVPHIEKRGGGSVVFVSSVAAYQPMQGLGAYSVSKTALVGLTRALAPELAQSNVRVNCVAPGIIKTSFSSPLWENEDIMDDFKRQLCIKRVGQPEEIGGVVAFLCSEDASYMTGETITVTGGIGCRL; encoded by the exons ATGCCTTTATATCATAAAGATACGCTTGAGCAAACGTATTTATTTGAAACGAAATCGCCTAtaaaggcttttattttgacagggtCACTTCAACCCGGAACAACTTGTAAACACACCACAGGCGCACTGGGATCGCAGAGTCTAAAG GTGATGTTAAGGGCTGCTGTCAGGTGCCTTTGGTCCGCTCCTCTCTCAGGGCATAGAAGTATGTCTCAGAGCAGCCTTGCTGGAAAAGTAGCCATCGTGACAGCCTCTACAGCTGG CATCGGCCTGGCTGCAGCTCAGGCCTTGGGCAAGAGAGGGGCACATGTGGTAGTGAGCAGCCGGCGGCAGGCCGGTGTGGACAAGGCCGTGGCCCTGCTGCAGAGCCAGGACATCCAGGTCACCGGGACCACCTGTAACGTCGGGAAAAAGGAAGACAGGGAAAGACTGCTTCAAATG ACTTTGGATCAGTGTGGCGGTGTTGACATTCTCGTGTCCAATGCAGCGGTCAACCCCTTCTTTGGGAACCTTCTTGACACCACAGAGGACGTTTGGGACAAG ATTATGTCCATAAATGTAAAAGCAGCCTTCCTCATGACCAAGATGGTGGTGCCACATATCGAAAAGAGGGG AGGGGGgagtgtcgtgtttgtgtcatcAGTGGCTGCTTACCAACCAATGCAG GGCTTGGGTGCTTACAGTGTAAGTAAGACTGCCTTGGTGGGTCTGACCCGGGCGCTGGCCCCCGAGCTGGCTCAAAGTAATGTGAGGGTCAACTGTGTGGCCCCCGGAATCATCAAAACCAGCTTCAGCTCCCCT TTATGGGAAAACGAAGACATAATGGATGACTTTAAAAGACAGCTGTGTATTAAAAG AGTTGGTCAACCTGAGGAAATAGGAGGAGTGGTCGCCTTCTTGTGCTCAGAGGACGCCTCCTACATGACAGGAGAGACCATTACAGTGACGGGAGGGATCGGCTGTCGGCTGTGA